A stretch of the Sphingobacterium thalpophilum genome encodes the following:
- a CDS encoding glycoside hydrolase family 43 protein, producing MTYILQQIKKIVPLLFIGYALVSLCSSKDAQPFDFATSHVSGLSSEKENGIFQADPTIFYYKGYYYLYGTNVDADSLKGFKVYRSADLHHWTGPIGANAGFALISKDVFGTVGFWAPQVWEENGRFYMAYTANENIAIAESDSPIGPFKQETAKPIIAEGKQIDPFVFVDKDEKKYLFHVRLTDGNRIFIAELKDDYSGIKEETLKECLHAEHGWENSAAVTWTVSEGPTIQRFGELYYMFYSANDFRNPDYAVGVAVAKQVYGPWTKLEGNPFLSRRNSGFSGTGHGDLFRSGEQWYYVCHTHYSNSQVAPRRTAIIPVDFVANSRNLLVPKFNGEKFRLLEAEDR from the coding sequence ATGACTTATATCCTTCAGCAAATAAAAAAGATCGTTCCATTGCTTTTCATTGGTTACGCACTGGTGTCCTTGTGCTCTTCAAAAGATGCTCAGCCCTTTGACTTTGCCACATCGCATGTGTCGGGACTCTCTTCTGAAAAAGAAAACGGGATTTTTCAGGCAGATCCCACCATTTTCTATTACAAAGGCTATTATTACCTTTATGGTACAAATGTCGACGCTGATAGCCTTAAAGGATTCAAAGTCTATCGATCAGCAGATCTACACCATTGGACTGGTCCAATAGGAGCGAACGCGGGTTTCGCTTTAATTAGTAAGGATGTATTTGGGACAGTAGGATTTTGGGCTCCGCAGGTTTGGGAGGAAAACGGACGGTTCTACATGGCTTATACCGCAAATGAAAACATTGCGATTGCAGAAAGCGATTCACCGATCGGCCCCTTTAAGCAAGAGACAGCCAAACCTATTATTGCGGAAGGCAAGCAGATTGATCCTTTCGTATTTGTAGACAAAGATGAAAAAAAGTATTTATTCCATGTCCGGCTCACTGATGGAAACCGAATATTTATAGCCGAACTAAAAGATGATTATTCAGGTATTAAGGAAGAGACGCTTAAAGAGTGTCTTCATGCGGAACATGGCTGGGAAAATTCAGCCGCTGTGACGTGGACCGTGAGTGAGGGACCTACCATACAACGTTTCGGTGAACTATACTACATGTTCTATTCAGCTAATGATTTTAGGAATCCCGACTACGCTGTGGGCGTGGCTGTTGCGAAGCAGGTTTATGGGCCATGGACCAAGCTCGAAGGAAATCCTTTCCTAAGCCGAAGGAACAGTGGTTTTTCTGGAACTGGTCACGGTGATTTATTCCGAAGCGGAGAACAGTGGTATTATGTTTGCCATACCCATTATTCGAATTCTCAGGTAGCCCCTCGGCGGACCGCGATCATACCAGTTGATTTTGTGGCAAATAGTAGAAACCTATTGGTGCCGAAGTTTAATGGTGAAAAATTTAGACTGTTGGAAGCCGAGGACCGTTGA